Proteins from one Juglans microcarpa x Juglans regia isolate MS1-56 chromosome 1S, Jm3101_v1.0, whole genome shotgun sequence genomic window:
- the LOC121247637 gene encoding protein WHAT'S THIS FACTOR 1 homolog, chloroplastic, which translates to MKPELMVSSPSTSSPLFISYKYPFLQKPTVSVKPHFSLSTIKAEKSQFWGESLVLQQTNVISDNLRKTHVPFGPIRAAVKRRKELPFDNVIQRDKKLKLVLKIRKILVSQPDRTMSLRELGKYRRDLGLDKKRRFIALLKNFPAVFEIMEEGAYLLKFKLTPEAERLYMEEMRIRNEMEDLLVVKLRKLLMMSLEKRIFLEKIAHLRTDFGLPLEFRDTICHRYPQYFKVVPTARGPALELTHWDPNLAVSAAELSEEENRLRELEEKDLIIDRPPKFNRVRLPKGLNLSKGEMRKIGQFREIPYISPYSDFSALRSGTREKEKHACGVIHEILSLTLEKRTLVDHLTHFREEFRFSQQLRGVLIRHPDMFYVSLKGDRDSVFLREAYRDSQLIDKDRLLLIKEKLRSLVAVTRFRGSPKTGADMEEGINAPRYGRDEEGEELSDIDNLMSDAGFDDGDDEDDDGDYDDWSDEDDGTPPNFDEDVGSMRTGENNKIKQVVDSAKTDEKVLSLEFPDGRTRERW; encoded by the coding sequence ATGAAACCAGAACTCATGGTCTCTTCTCCATCGACTTCTTCACCTTTGTTTATCTCATACAAGTATCCTTTTCTTCAAAAGCCAACAGTATCTGTGAAACCCCATTTTTCCTTATCAACCATAAAGGCCGAGAAGTCACAGTTTTGGGGCGAAAGTTTGGTTTTGCAACAGACCAACGTTATTTCTGATAATCTGAGAAAAACCCATGTTCCATTTGGACCTATAAGAGCTGCTGTGAAAAGAAGGAAAGAGCTTCCCTTTGACAACGTGATCCAAAGGGACAAAAAACTGAAGTTGGTGTTGAAGATAAGGAAGATTCTAGTGAGTCAACCTGATAGAACTATGTCTCTTAGAGAGCTAGGGAAGTATAGAAGAGATTTGGGTCTTGACAAGAAGCGGCGATTTATAGCTTTGCTGAAGAATTTCCCAGCGGTGTTTGAAATAATGGAAGAAGGGGcgtatttattaaaattcaaattgaCGCCAGAAGCGGAAAGACTTTATATGGAGGAGATGAGGATTAGGAATGAGATGGAAGATTTGTTGGTTGTCAAGTTGAGGAAACTGTTGATGATGTCGTTGGAGAAGCGAATTTTTTTGGAGAAGATTGCCCATTTGAGGACTGATTTTGGTCTTCCGCTTGAGTTTCGTGACACAATTTGTCATAGATATCCACAATATTTTAAAGTTGTTCCGACTGCAAGGGGTCCTGCATTAGAATTAACTCATTGGGATCCTAACCTTGCAGTTTCAGCAGCTGAGTTATCTGAGGAAGAAAATAGATTAAGAGAACTAGAAGAGAAGGATTTGATTATTGATAGGCCTCCCAAGTTCAATAGAGTAAGGCTACCCAAGGGCCTTAATCTTTCCAAGGGtgagatgaggaagataggcCAGTTTAGAGAAATTCCTTACATCTCGCCATACTCTGATTTCTCGGCACTCAGGTCGGGTACGCGTGAGAAAGAGAAACATGCATGTGGAGTTATTCATGAGATTTTGAGCCTCACACTTGAGAAGAGAACTCTTGTCGATCACCTCACTCATTTCCGAGAGGAGTTTAGGTTTTCTCAGCAGCTGAGAGGGGTGCTGATAAGGCACCCGGATATGTTTTATGTTTCCTTGAAAGGGGATAGAGATTCTGTTTTCCTCAGGGAAGCGTATCGGGATTCACAACTGATAGATAAGGATCGTTTGCTGCTCATTAAGGAGAAACTCCGTTCTCTTGTTGCTGTTACTCGATTTAGGGGTTCTCCGAAAACAGGTGCAGATATGGAAGAAGGAATTAATGCGCCAAGATATGGAAGGGATGAAGAGGGAGAAGAGTTGTCTGATATTGATAATTTAATGAGTGATGCTGGGTTTGATGATggagatgatgaagatgatgatggagATTATGACGACTGGAGTGATGAAGATGATGGCACGCCTCCAAACTTTGATGAAGATGTTGGATCTATGAGGACTGGAGAGAACAATAAGATTAAACAAGTGGTCGACTCGGCAAAAACTGATGAGAAGGTGCTTTCTCTAGAGTTCCCTGATGGTCGAACTAGAGAACGCTGGTAA